A window from Micromonospora terminaliae encodes these proteins:
- a CDS encoding chromosome partitioning protein, translating into MVHENADRAHVPGQPQVPERDIEPLWPPEQTDAAVTAPPWAAPAQPNVAAWPVPAWPTPAPADPSEPAASTAEPAASMVGPAADAATGDPVPLRRTPAPVDLDLPFTLDQPTPAPAPTRADATTAQPATTADPADAADPNGAAGPNGPANPNGVAGPIGAGGSNDAIRPDGTADVGSPDGAADAVNPLAAADADGVAGTPPTAAPAEAASSADGMSTAAVTPVDGPAGTPPNGRPESPWAQPPQRSTADALAPPAHPGPAVRSTENGATTPADPPRRGATTPAASGHPVENSTPAASPHQAGPPQPAAGATDPAPVASAGVPHSAPESPAGGSPDAAPPRLGPFPPSPGVPLQQPYGDGTGYPPGPVGYGQPAPQPGAPGWYPPPWPQQAGGPPQQAAAPPQSPPPPHQAAPHQPSPHQAGPQQTGPHQTGPHQTGPHQLAPQQNGPQQPGPAAYPKPVWTPASGAPPTAEDFARRRQARPVDPVATMGVRAVVNKIGLVRLAPGRQEQEMRRDIEMVRRNFGGLRQVTVVNPKGGAGKTVAILLLAMTFGQKRGGYVLAWDNNETQGTLGMRAQQDFHSRTVRDMLRDLAQFQGPHGRVGDLSQYVRSQGEGMFDVLASDESATGGEMLTAAAFAEIREVVSRFYKLIFVDTGNNVRAQNWQAAMDATDQLVVTMSARNDSAETAARMLDHLEQSGRQRLVRQAVTVVSMPPSRKEIDLPAIQEHFAARTRAVLLAPYERLIDTGEPIRYGQLSTATREAWLKIAASVAEGL; encoded by the coding sequence GTGGTGCACGAGAACGCCGACCGGGCCCACGTGCCGGGTCAACCGCAGGTGCCGGAGCGGGACATCGAACCGCTCTGGCCGCCCGAGCAGACCGACGCGGCCGTCACCGCCCCGCCGTGGGCGGCCCCGGCCCAGCCCAACGTGGCAGCCTGGCCCGTCCCCGCCTGGCCCACGCCGGCGCCCGCCGATCCGTCGGAGCCGGCGGCCTCGACGGCGGAGCCGGCGGCCTCGATGGTGGGACCGGCGGCTGACGCGGCGACGGGCGACCCGGTGCCGCTCCGCCGGACGCCGGCCCCGGTCGACCTGGACCTCCCGTTCACCCTCGACCAGCCGACACCCGCCCCGGCGCCGACCAGGGCGGACGCCACCACTGCGCAACCGGCGACCACCGCCGACCCGGCCGACGCCGCCGACCCGAATGGCGCCGCCGGGCCGAATGGCCCCGCCAACCCGAATGGAGTCGCCGGCCCAATCGGTGCCGGCGGCTCGAACGACGCGATCCGCCCCGACGGGACGGCCGACGTCGGCAGCCCGGATGGTGCCGCCGACGCCGTGAACCCGCTCGCGGCGGCCGACGCGGACGGCGTCGCCGGCACGCCGCCGACGGCCGCTCCGGCGGAGGCGGCGAGCAGCGCGGACGGCATGTCCACGGCTGCGGTCACCCCCGTGGACGGCCCAGCCGGTACGCCGCCGAACGGCCGGCCGGAGTCGCCCTGGGCCCAGCCGCCGCAGCGCTCGACCGCTGACGCGCTGGCACCGCCAGCGCACCCCGGACCCGCGGTGCGGTCGACCGAGAATGGCGCGACGACCCCGGCCGACCCGCCACGGAGGGGTGCCACCACCCCGGCAGCCTCGGGCCACCCCGTCGAGAACAGCACCCCGGCGGCCTCGCCCCACCAGGCCGGCCCGCCGCAGCCGGCCGCCGGTGCGACCGACCCTGCCCCGGTGGCGTCCGCAGGGGTCCCGCACAGCGCTCCCGAGAGCCCGGCCGGGGGTTCGCCGGACGCCGCCCCGCCCCGGCTCGGCCCGTTCCCGCCCTCGCCGGGCGTGCCCCTCCAGCAGCCCTACGGCGACGGGACGGGGTACCCGCCGGGACCGGTCGGCTACGGGCAACCGGCGCCCCAGCCCGGCGCACCGGGCTGGTACCCCCCGCCCTGGCCGCAGCAGGCCGGCGGCCCACCCCAGCAGGCCGCCGCCCCACCGCAGTCGCCCCCACCGCCGCACCAGGCCGCGCCGCACCAGCCCAGCCCGCACCAGGCCGGCCCGCAGCAGACCGGGCCACACCAGACCGGGCCACACCAGACCGGGCCGCACCAGCTGGCGCCGCAGCAGAACGGGCCGCAGCAGCCGGGGCCGGCCGCGTACCCGAAGCCGGTCTGGACGCCGGCGAGCGGCGCCCCGCCGACGGCGGAGGACTTCGCGCGGCGGCGGCAGGCGCGGCCGGTCGACCCGGTGGCCACCATGGGCGTCCGGGCCGTGGTCAACAAGATCGGGCTGGTCCGGCTCGCGCCGGGGCGGCAGGAGCAGGAGATGCGGCGCGACATCGAGATGGTGCGCCGCAACTTCGGCGGGCTGCGCCAGGTGACCGTGGTCAACCCGAAGGGTGGCGCCGGCAAGACGGTCGCCATCCTGCTGCTCGCCATGACCTTCGGGCAGAAGCGCGGCGGGTACGTGCTGGCCTGGGACAACAACGAGACCCAGGGCACCCTCGGGATGCGGGCCCAGCAGGACTTCCACTCCCGCACGGTGCGGGACATGCTGCGCGACCTCGCGCAGTTCCAGGGGCCGCACGGCCGGGTCGGTGACCTGTCGCAGTACGTCCGCTCGCAGGGCGAGGGGATGTTCGACGTGCTCGCCTCGGACGAGTCGGCGACCGGGGGCGAGATGCTGACGGCCGCCGCGTTCGCCGAGATCCGCGAGGTCGTGAGCCGCTTCTACAAGCTGATCTTCGTGGACACCGGTAACAACGTCCGGGCGCAGAACTGGCAGGCCGCCATGGACGCCACCGACCAGCTCGTGGTGACCATGTCGGCGCGGAACGACTCGGCCGAGACGGCCGCCCGGATGCTCGACCACCTGGAGCAGAGCGGCCGGCAGCGGCTGGTCCGGCAGGCGGTGACGGTGGTGTCGATGCCGCCGTCCCGCAAGGAGATCGACCTGCCGGCCATCCAGGAGCACTTCGCGGCCCGGACCCGGGCGGTGCTGCTGGCGCCGTACGAGCGGCTCATCGACACCGGCGAGCCGATCCGGTACGGCCAGCTCTCCACGGCCACCCGCGAGGCCTGGCTGAAGATCGCCGCCTCGGTGGCGGAAGGGCTGTGA
- a CDS encoding adenylosuccinate synthase — translation MPAIVLIGAQWGDEGKGKVTDLLGERVDYVVRYSGGNNAGHTVITPDGQKYALHLMPSGALSPNAMIVIGNGVVVDPKVLLEEIDGLAERGVDVSRLRISGDAHLIMPHHRALDRVVERYLGSSRIGTTGRGIGPAYGDKVARMGIRLQDLLDPGILRKKLELALREKNQVLFKVYNRKAIDVDETVEEYLRYAERLRPYIAETRVMLWDALDRGETVLLEGAQATMLDMDHGTYPFVTSSNPTAGGACVGAGIPPTAITKVIAVSKAYTTRVGSGPFPTELFDDNGQHLRKIGHEYGTTTGRERRTGWFDAVVARYACRLNGVTDLVITKLDVLTGMPKVPICVGYEINGERFDDMPMTQTDFHHATPIYEELDGWWEDITKARTEDELPENARRYIARIEELCGTKVSIVGVGPGREENVIRHPLLP, via the coding sequence ATGCCAGCGATCGTGCTCATCGGCGCTCAGTGGGGCGACGAGGGCAAGGGCAAGGTTACCGACCTGCTGGGTGAGCGGGTCGACTACGTCGTGCGCTACTCGGGCGGCAACAACGCCGGCCACACGGTGATCACCCCGGACGGCCAGAAGTACGCGCTGCACCTCATGCCGTCCGGCGCGCTGTCGCCGAACGCGATGATCGTCATCGGCAACGGCGTGGTGGTCGACCCGAAGGTGCTGCTGGAGGAGATCGACGGTCTGGCCGAGCGGGGCGTGGACGTCTCCCGGCTGCGGATCTCGGGTGACGCGCACCTCATCATGCCGCACCACCGGGCGCTGGACCGGGTGGTCGAGCGCTACCTGGGCAGCTCGCGGATCGGCACCACGGGCCGGGGCATCGGCCCCGCCTACGGCGACAAGGTCGCCCGGATGGGCATCCGGCTCCAGGACCTGCTCGACCCGGGCATCCTGCGCAAGAAGCTGGAGCTGGCGCTCCGCGAGAAGAACCAGGTGCTGTTCAAGGTCTACAACCGCAAGGCGATCGACGTCGACGAGACCGTCGAGGAGTACCTGCGGTACGCCGAGCGGCTGCGGCCGTATATCGCGGAGACCCGCGTCATGCTCTGGGACGCCCTGGACCGCGGCGAGACCGTCCTCCTGGAGGGCGCCCAGGCCACCATGCTCGACATGGACCACGGCACCTACCCCTTCGTCACCTCGTCGAACCCGACGGCGGGCGGGGCGTGCGTGGGCGCGGGCATCCCGCCGACCGCGATCACCAAGGTCATCGCGGTGAGCAAGGCGTACACGACCCGGGTGGGTTCCGGCCCGTTCCCGACCGAGCTGTTCGACGACAACGGCCAGCACCTGCGCAAGATCGGCCACGAGTACGGCACCACCACCGGCCGGGAGCGCCGCACGGGCTGGTTCGACGCCGTCGTGGCCCGGTACGCCTGCCGCCTCAACGGCGTCACCGACCTGGTCATCACGAAGCTGGACGTGCTGACCGGCATGCCCAAGGTGCCGATCTGCGTGGGCTACGAGATCAACGGCGAGCGGTTCGACGACATGCCGATGACGCAGACCGACTTCCACCACGCCACCCCGATCTACGAAGAGCTCGACGGCTGGTGGGAGGACATCACCAAGGCGAGGACCGAGGACGAGCTCCCGGAGAACGCGCGCCGCTACATCGCCCGCATCGAGGAACTCTGCGGAACGAAGGTCAGCATCGTGGGCGTAGGCCCAGGCCGAGAAGAAAACGTAATCCGCCACCCCCTCCTCCCGTAA